Part of the Pedobacter roseus genome is shown below.
ATTGACATGAAAAAATTCACAAAATTAACATCGGCAGTAGTGCCTTTAAACATAGAGAACATCGATACCGACCAGATTATCCCTGCAAGGTTTCTAAAAGCGACTACCCGTGAGGGTTTTGGCGAAAATTTGTTCCGCGATTGGCGTTATGAAAATGATAACCAGCCTAAAGCAGATTTCGTACTAAATAATCCAACCTACAGCGGTCAGGTTTTGGTGGCCGGAAAAAACTTTGGTTGTGGAAGTAGTCGCGAGCATGCCGCATGGGCCATTCAGGATGCCGGTTTTGATGCGGTAATCAGTAGCTTCTTTGCCGATATCTTCAAAGGAAATGCATTGAACAATGGCTTATTGCCTATTCAGGTAAGTGAAGAATTTTTGGCGCAGATTTTCAAAGCGGTTGATAACAATGCAAAATCAGCTCTAGAGGTAGATTTGGAAAATCAAACCGTTACGATTGTAGAAACCGGGGCTAAAGAATCTTTCGAGATTAATCCTTACAAAAAATCATGCCTGATCAATGGTTATGATGATATCGATTTTATCTTAAACCAAAAACAATTAATTGAAGAATTTGAGGTAGGCCGAGGGTAGATAGGTTGAAGGCTTGAAAAGCTAAACGACTAAAGGCATAATAAAATTTACTAAACTAAGATGCGCCTAGGTGCCTCAGGTGGTAAAAAAAATAAAAAAACATGACAGAGCATTTCGTCAGCATCCAAAATTTAAACTTAAAGTTTCAGCAAAAAACTGTGCTAAGGGATTTGAATTGGACCATTAATCCAGGCGAAAATTGGGTATTAGGGGGAATTAGTGGAAGCGGAAAAACCTCTTTGGCTAAAATCATTGGTGGCATGCAAAGTGCACCTGGAGATGTAAAAATTTATTTTGACCACGAAAGTCTGTTACCTGCTGAAACCTTATTTGTCGAAAGCTGGTACCAGTTTAAAAACTTAGAAGGTGTTGCCAATTTTTATTACCAACAACGTTACACCAGTCAGCAGGCTAAAGAAACTTTAACCGTTCATGCAGAATTGGTGGGTTATGGCAAAGAAAAAGGACTTCATTTCGATCAGGTTGAACCCATTTTAGAAGCTTTGGGCTTTGCAACATTTGCCAGTTCACAACTCATCGAATTATCCAGTGGCGAACATAAAAAACTGCAACTGGTAAAAGCGCTTTGGTTAAAACCGCAGTTATTAATTATCGATCAACCTTATACGGGCTTGGATGTTGCTTCGCGCAGGAATTTAAATATCCTGTTGGATGAGGTTGCAGAAGAAGGTGTTCAATTGATCTTAATTTGCAACGACACAGAATTACCAAACTGTATAACATCATTTGCCGAAATAAGAGACGGACAATTGGTTAAAGTAGATGCTTTAGAAAGTTCAGCTACCGAAATCCATTTAAGAGAAATTCCGGATTTCTTAAAAGAATCGCCTGTTTACAGTTCTCAGGAAATTGTAAAAATGGTTAACGTAAACATTAGCTATGGCGAAAAACAGGTATTGAAAAATATCAATTGGGAAGTTAAAGCAGGCGAAAAATGGCTTTTACAGGGCCATAACGGTTCAGGAAAATCTACCCTGTTAAGTTTAGTAAATGGCGATCACCCGCAATCTTATGCCAACGAACTCTATTTATTTGGCAACAGGCGTGGAAGTGGTGAAAGTATTTGGGATATTAAACAGCATATCGGTTTAATCTCGCCCGAGTTTCACTGGTATTTCGATCCCACGGCTACCGTTTGGCAAAGCATTGCTTCCGGATTTTACGACACTGTAGGTTTATTCCAACAATTGCCCTATACCAAAAGCACACAGGTTGATGAGCTGGTGGAATACTTCGGCCTAACTGAAAATAAAAATGAATTATTAACCGCACTCCCACTTGGTAAACAACGACTGGTTTTGTTAGCGCGGACGATTATAAAAAATCCCGAACTGTTAATTCTGGATGAACCCTGCCAGGGCTTAGACCGCCAGCAAACGCAGCACTTTAACCAATTGGTTGACGAACTGTGTAGCAACGGAATGACCTTAATTTATGTTGGCCATTTTGAATCGCAGCTGCCAACCTGCATAGAAAAAAGAATATTGTTAGAAAAAGGCGAGGTAAAAGTCGTCGAAACTATACTAGAAAACGTTTAGTACAATGAAGAAGAACATTTTAGTAATACCTGGAGATGGTATTGGACCCGAAGTTACAACCTGGGGAAAGGCAGCATTAGAAAAAATTGCCGAAATTTTTGGCCATGAATTTGTACTTGACGAAGCCTTAATGGGCCATGCGGCTATAGAAGTTACCGGAGAACCTTTGCCAGATGAAACTTTAGATAAAGCAAGACAAAGCGATGCCATCCTTTTTGGAGCAATAGGCCACGCCAAATATGATAACGACCCAAGTTTAAAAGTTAGACCAGAACAAGGCCTTTTAAAAATCCGTAAAGAATTGGGTTTATTTGCCAATCTCCGTCCGATATTACTATTTGATGAACTTCTTGAAGCATCGAGCATTAAACCCGAAATTTTAAGGGGAACCGATATTTTGTTCTTCCGCGAATTAACCGGCGATGTGTATTTCGG
Proteins encoded:
- the leuD gene encoding 3-isopropylmalate dehydratase small subunit, with product MKKFTKLTSAVVPLNIENIDTDQIIPARFLKATTREGFGENLFRDWRYENDNQPKADFVLNNPTYSGQVLVAGKNFGCGSSREHAAWAIQDAGFDAVISSFFADIFKGNALNNGLLPIQVSEEFLAQIFKAVDNNAKSALEVDLENQTVTIVETGAKESFEINPYKKSCLINGYDDIDFILNQKQLIEEFEVGRG
- a CDS encoding ATP-binding cassette domain-containing protein; protein product: MTEHFVSIQNLNLKFQQKTVLRDLNWTINPGENWVLGGISGSGKTSLAKIIGGMQSAPGDVKIYFDHESLLPAETLFVESWYQFKNLEGVANFYYQQRYTSQQAKETLTVHAELVGYGKEKGLHFDQVEPILEALGFATFASSQLIELSSGEHKKLQLVKALWLKPQLLIIDQPYTGLDVASRRNLNILLDEVAEEGVQLILICNDTELPNCITSFAEIRDGQLVKVDALESSATEIHLREIPDFLKESPVYSSQEIVKMVNVNISYGEKQVLKNINWEVKAGEKWLLQGHNGSGKSTLLSLVNGDHPQSYANELYLFGNRRGSGESIWDIKQHIGLISPEFHWYFDPTATVWQSIASGFYDTVGLFQQLPYTKSTQVDELVEYFGLTENKNELLTALPLGKQRLVLLARTIIKNPELLILDEPCQGLDRQQTQHFNQLVDELCSNGMTLIYVGHFESQLPTCIEKRILLEKGEVKVVETILENV